The proteins below come from a single Rosa rugosa chromosome 2, drRosRugo1.1, whole genome shotgun sequence genomic window:
- the LOC133733063 gene encoding ethylene-overproduction protein 1-like: MQKIYCHLDMRALKFLERFTSTQVHALNPVETSTGKTHGGVSRAKLNSQLLKPFGSNSKLKSFNSSVSVTEALLLPHGLPNTDLIEPSIEPHLKPIDFVEILADLYRRLESCESQSDRSLLFVEQYSLLRSLGDPKLLRRCLRAARQNAVDVNTKVVLSAWLRFERREDELSGMSAMDCGGQVLECPKIALEYGFDPNLISTHCHCDQDQTKAIDVPSFNENECVGLEQEESNVTFCIDNEEINCLRGKIAMLSSPLKAMLYGSFKESRKGRIDFSENGISVKGMRAVEVYSRTRRLALFGPDVVAELLCFANRFCCEEMMSACDAYLASMVDNIDDALVLIEYGLEEMAYLLVAACLQVLLREFPNSLYNPKVMKFLCSSKTRERLAMAGHGSFLLYYFLSHVAMEESMVSTTTVMLLERLEECATQKWQKTLALHQLGCVLLERREFKDAQYRFLAAVEAGHVYSVAGVARTKYKQGQQYSAYTLMSSIISEYKPAGWMYQERSLYNIGKEKISDLSTATELDPVLSFPYKYRAIAKMEEKQISGAIIEIDKTIRFKLSPDCLELRAWFFLTLADYESALRDIRVLLTLEPNYMMFHGKTRGDYLVEVLSHRVKQMTEADCWMHLYDQWSSVDDIGSLAIIHQMLRNDPGKSLLLFRQSLLLLRLNCQKAAMRSLRLARNNSSSDHERLVYEGWILYDTGNREQALSKAEKSIHTRRSFEAFFLKAYVLADTSLDPESSSHVIQLLEEALKCPSDGLRKGQALNNLGSIYVDCGKLEEAANSYLSALDIKHTRAHQGLARVYHLKNQRKAAYEEMTKLIEKAQNNASAYEKRSEYCDPEMAKKDLDMATNLDPLRTYPYRYRAAVLMDEQKESEAVEELTKAIAFKPDLQMLHLRAAFHESSGDLSSALQDCQAALCMDPNHTDTLDLYNRARD, translated from the exons ATGCAGAAGATATATTGTCATTTAGATATGCGTGCTCTTAAGTTTCTAGAACGATTCACAAGCACCCAAGTCCATGCTTTGAATCCAGTAGAAACCTCAACTGGTAAAACCCATGGTGGTGTTTCAAGAGCTAAGCTCAACAGTCAACTACTCAAGCCTTTTGGGTCAAACTCAAAGCTCAAATCTTTCAACTCTTCAGTGTCAGTCACTGaagctcttcttcttcctcatggACTCCCTAATACAGACCTCATTGAACCCTCCATAGAGCCCCACCTCAAACCCATTGACTTTGTTGAGATCTTAGCTGACCTCTATCGGCGGTTAGAGAGTTGTGAATCTCAGTCTGATAGATCATTGTTGTTTGTGGAACAGTACTCTCTCTTGCGCAGCCTTGGCGACCCCAAATTGCTTCGGAGGTGCTTACGAGCTGCTAGACAGAATGCTGTTGATGTCAACACCAAGGTTGTGCTTTCAGCTTGGTTGAGGTTTGAGAGGAGAGAAGATGAGCTTTCAGGTATGTCAGCTATGGATTGTGGAGGACAAGTTCTTGAGTGTCCTAAGATTGCTTTGGAATATGGGTTTgatccaaatttaatttctaccCATTGCCATTGTGATCAAGATCAAACTAAAGCAATTGATGTGCCTAGTTTCAATGAGAATGAGTGTGTGGGTTTAGAGCAGGAGGAAAGTAATGTTACATTTTGTATTGACAATGAAGAAATCAATTGTCTTAGGGGTAAGATTGCGATGCTATCTAGTCCACTTAAGGCTATGTTGTATGGCAGTTTTAAAGAGTCGAGAAAGGGTAGAATAGATTTTTCAGAAAATGGGATATCTGTTAAGGGAATGAGAGCTGTGGAAGTGTATAGTAGGACTAGGAGGTTGGCTTTGTTTGGTCCTGATGTTGTTGCGGAGCTACTTTGTTTTGCAAATAGGTTCTGTTGTGAGGAGATGATGTCTGCCTGTGACGCTTATCTAGCTTCGATGGTTGATAACATTGATGATGCGCTGGTTCTTATTGAATATGGTTTGGAGGAGATGGCATATCTTCTTGTTGCTGCTTGCTTGCAGGTATTGTTAAGAGAGTTCCCGAATTCCTTGTACAATCCGAAGGTGATGAAGTTTCTTTGTAGCTCCAAGACTAGGGAGAGATTGGCTATGGCCGGGCATGGTTCTTTCTTATTGTATTACTTTCTAAGCCATGTGGCTATGGAGGAAAGTATGGTATCAACTACCACTGTGATGTTGTTGGAGAGGTTGGAAGAATGTGCAACCCAGAAGTGGCAGAAAACACTAGCATTGCATCAACTGGGTTGTGTTTTGCTTGAAAGAAGAGAGTTTAAGGATGCACAATATCGTTTCCTGGCTGCAGTTGAGGCGGGTCATGTCTATTCAGTGGCCGGTGTTGCAAGGACCAAGTACAAGCAGGGGCAACAGTATTCAGCCTATACACTGATGAGCTCTATTATCTCTGAGTATAAGCCAGCAGGGTGGATGTACCAGGAACGCTCCCTCTACAATATTGGGAAGGAAAAGATTTCAGATTTGAGCACTGCAACTGAACTAGATCCCGTTCTTTCATTTCCATATAAATATAGAGCTATTGCAAAGATGGAGGAGAAGCAAATTAGTGGAGCCATTATTGAGATTGACAAAACTATTAGGTTTAAGCTCTCACCTGACTGCCTTGAATTACGGGCTTGGTTCTTCCTCACTCTTGCAGATTATGAAAGTGCTCTGAGAGATATTCGTGTTTTATTAACTTTAGAACCGAATTATATGATGTTTCATGGGAAGACTAGGGGGGATTACTTGgttgaggttcttagccatcgGGTTAAGCAAATGACCGAGGCTGATTGCTGGATGCATCTATATGATCAATGGTCTTCTGTTGATGACATTGGTTCTTTGGCTATCATACATCAGATGCTAAGGAACGACCCTGGAAAGAGCCTCCTACTGTTTCGGCAATCTTTACTTCTTTTACG GTTGAACTGTCAGAAGGCTGCAATGCGCAGTTTGCGGTTGGCTAGAAATAATTCTAGCTCTGACCATGAGAGGCTAGTCTATGAAGGATGGATTTTATATGACACAGGAAATCGTGAACAAGCTCTCTCAAAAGCTGAAAAGTCCATTCACACTCGGAGGTCATTTGAAGCTTTTTTCCTCAAAGCATATGTATTGGCAGATACTAGCCTGGACCCTGAATCTTCATCTCATGTTATTCAACTGCTAGAGGAAGCTCTTAAATGCCCATCAGATGGTCTTCGAAAAGGACAG GCATTAAATAACTTAGGGAGTATATATGTTGATTGTGGTAAGCTTGAGGAGGCAGCAAACAGCTACTTGAGTGCTCTTGACATCAAGCATACAAGAGCTCACCAAGGATTGGCACGCGTTTATCATCTTAAAAATCAACGAAAAGCCGCATATGAGGAGATGACCAAGCTAATAGAAAAGGCACAAAATAATGCATCAGCGTACGAGAAGCGATCAGAGTACTGTGATCCTGAGATGGCTAAGAAAGATCTCGATATGGCAACAAATTTGGATCCATTGAGAACGTATCCATACAGATACAGGGCAGCAG TGCTGATGGATGAACAAAAAGAATCGGAAGCTGTAGAAGAGCTTACAAAGGCCATAGCCTTCAAGCCTGACTTGCAAATGCTTCATCTTCGAGCTGCGTTTCATGAGTCAAGTGGAGACCTCAGCTCTGCCCTACAAGATTGTCAAGCAGCTCTCTGCATGGACCCCAACCACACAGATACCCTTGATCTCTATAATAGAGCACGGGACTGA
- the LOC133733064 gene encoding pentatricopeptide repeat-containing protein At2g30100, chloroplastic, whose translation MASAQGLASLTQTCFAVKRYRFSGSKGFSANSCARVCSVICKQQNTNFVVAKSSKVRDFRIFKSVQLDQFVTSDDEDEMGESFFEAIEELERMRREPSDVLEEMNDRLSARELQLVLVYFSQEGRDSWCALEVFEWLRKENRVDKETMELMVSIMCGWLKRLIEEGNDVADVIDLLVDVDCVGLKPSFSMMEKVISLYWEMGEKENAVLFVKEVLKRGIVYSEEDDRDGHKGGPTGYLAWKMMVDGNYRDSVKFVIQLRESGLKPEVYSYLIAMTAVVKELNELGKALRKLKALTRAGLVAEFDSEDVGLIEKYQSDLLADGLQLSNWVIQEGSSSLCGVVHERLLAMYICSGRGLEAERQLWEMKLVGKEPDGDLYDIVLAICASRKETSAIARLLTRTEVSSSLCKKKSLSWLLRGYIKGGHFDDAAETVIKMLDLGLFPEYLDRAAVLHGLRKRIQQSGTVDTYLKLCKRLSDANLIESCLVYLYIKKHKLWIIKTV comes from the exons ATGGCCTCTGCTCAGGGCCTTGCTTCTTTGACCCAGACGTGTTTTGCAGTTAAACGGTACCGTTTTAGCGGTTCAAAGGGGTTTTCAGCAAATTCTTGTGCTAGGGTTTGTTCTGTAATCTGCAAACAGCAGAATACCAACTTTGTGGTTGCGAAATCGAGTAAAGTTCGTGACTTTAGGATTTTTAAATCGGTTCAGTTGGACCAGTTTGTGACTAGTGACGATGAGGATGAGATGGGTGAGAGTTTCTTTGAGGCAATTGAGGAGTTAGAGAGGATGAGAAGGGAGCCGTCTGATGTTCTTGAGGAAATGAATGACCGGTTATCGGCGAGAGAGCTACAGCTTGTGTTGGTGTATTTTTCGCAGGAGGGTAGGGACTCGTGGTGTGCACTTGAGGTGTTTGAGTGGCTCCGGAAGGAGAACCGGGTCGATAAGGAGACCATGGAGCTTATGGTTTCGATAATGTGTGGTTGGTTGAAGAGGTTGATTGAGGAGGGGAATGATGTCGCTGATGTGATTGACCTTCTGGTGGATGTGGATTGTGTTGGTTTGAAGCCGAGTTTTAGCATGATGGAGAAGGTGATTTCGTTGTATTGGGAGATGGGGGAGAAGGAGAATGCGGTTTTGTTTGTGAAAGAAGTGTTGAAACGCGGGATTGTGTATTCTGAGGAGGATGATCGAGATGGACATAAAGGAGGACCAACTGGGTATCTTGCTTGGAAGATGATG GTTGACGGTAACTATAGGGATTCAGTGAAGTTTGTAATTCAACTAAGAGAATCTGGGTTGAAGCCAGAGGTTTACAGCTACCTCATTGCAATGACAGCTGTGGTTAAAGAACTAAATGAGCTTGGGAAAGCTTTACGCAAGTTGAAAGCTCTTACAAGGGCTGGGCTAGTGGCTGAGTTTGATTCAGAAGATGTTGGGCTAATTGAGAAGTATCAGTCGGATCTTCTAGCTGATGGATTACAATTGTCTAATTGGGTGATTCAAGAGGGAAGTTCTTCACTCTGTGGGGTGGTTCATGAGAGGCTTCTGGCTATGTATATCTGTTCTGGACGTGGACTTGAGGCCGAAAGACAGTTGTGGGAAATGAAGCTTGTGGGTAAAGAGCCTGATGGGGACCTTTATGACATTGTTTTAGCCATCTGTGCTTCCCGCAAGGAAACCAGTGCCATTGCAAGGTTGCTTACTAGGACAGAGGTTAGCAGCTCTTTATGTAAGAAGAAAAGCCTCTCATGGCTGTTAAGAGGTTACATTAAAGGAGGACATTTTGATGATGCTGCAGAAACAGTAATTAAAATGCTTGATTTGGGTTTGTTCCCGGAGTATTTGGATAGAGCAGCTGTGTTGCATGGACTACGGAAAAGGATTCAACAGTCTGGTACTGTAGATACTTACCTCAAACTTTGCAAGCGCCTTTCAGATGCCAATTTGATTGAATCCTGTCTCGTATATCTGTATATAAAGAAACATAAGCTTTGGATCATAAAGACGGTCTAG